One window of Burkholderia thailandensis E264 genomic DNA carries:
- the gshB gene encoding glutathione synthase, whose translation MDILFIADPLERFKIYKDSTYAMMAEAARRGHAVYACEPNQLAWTGAGVEADVRRVAIAGDTADLHRDRWYEAGPRESRALPSFGAILMRKDPPFDMEYVTSTWLLELAERAGARVFNKPQTIRDHSEKLAIGEFAQFVAPSLVTRDAARLRAFHAEHGDVILKPLDGMGGMGVFRVKADGMNLGSIIEMLSHDGARSVMVQKFIPEIKAGDKRILLIDGEPVPYSLARIPQGNEVRGNLAAGGVGVAQPLTARDREIAATLGPVLAARGLLLVGLDVIGDWLTEVNVTSPTCFREIMEQTGFDVAGMFVDALERAVG comes from the coding sequence ATGGACATTCTCTTTATCGCCGACCCGCTCGAGCGCTTCAAGATCTACAAGGACTCGACCTACGCGATGATGGCCGAGGCCGCGCGGCGCGGGCACGCGGTGTACGCGTGCGAGCCGAACCAGCTTGCATGGACGGGCGCGGGCGTCGAGGCCGACGTGCGGCGCGTCGCGATCGCCGGCGACACGGCCGATCTTCACCGCGATCGCTGGTACGAGGCGGGGCCGCGCGAGTCGCGCGCGCTGCCGTCGTTTGGCGCGATCCTGATGCGCAAGGATCCGCCGTTCGACATGGAATACGTGACGTCAACGTGGCTGCTCGAGCTCGCCGAGCGCGCGGGCGCGCGCGTGTTCAACAAGCCGCAGACGATTCGCGACCATTCGGAGAAGCTCGCGATCGGCGAGTTCGCGCAGTTCGTCGCGCCGTCGCTCGTCACGCGCGACGCGGCGCGGCTGCGCGCGTTCCACGCCGAGCACGGCGACGTGATCCTGAAGCCGCTCGACGGCATGGGCGGGATGGGCGTGTTCCGCGTGAAGGCGGACGGCATGAACCTCGGCTCGATCATCGAGATGCTGAGCCACGACGGCGCGCGCTCGGTGATGGTGCAGAAGTTCATCCCCGAGATCAAAGCCGGCGACAAGCGCATTCTGCTGATCGACGGCGAGCCGGTGCCGTATTCGCTCGCGCGCATTCCGCAGGGCAACGAGGTGCGCGGCAATCTGGCCGCGGGCGGCGTCGGCGTCGCGCAGCCGCTCACCGCGCGCGACCGCGAGATCGCGGCGACGCTCGGCCCGGTGCTCGCCGCGCGCGGCTTGCTGCTCGTCGGCCTCGACGTGATCGGCGACTGGCTGACCGAGGTGAACGTCACGAGCCCGACTTGCTTTCGCGAAATCATGGAGCAGACTGGATTCGACGTCGCCGGCATGTTCGTCGACGCATTGGAGCGCGCGGTCGGCTGA
- a CDS encoding PTS sugar transporter subunit IIA, translating into MAGILIIAHAPLATALRDCIAHIYGGVPARIGCIDVQADNDPAQVMAFAHAELARLKEENGALVLTDMYGATPANIAGQLAKVDGVRVLAGVNLPMLVRAVCYRTTPLDTLVDKALAGSTKGIHEIAAGTPPPRPSALGCGECAPIPPEPKAQTQPH; encoded by the coding sequence ATGGCAGGCATTCTCATCATCGCGCACGCGCCGCTCGCTACCGCTTTGCGGGACTGCATCGCGCATATCTACGGCGGCGTGCCCGCGCGCATCGGTTGCATCGACGTGCAGGCGGACAACGATCCGGCCCAGGTGATGGCGTTCGCGCACGCGGAGCTCGCGCGCCTGAAGGAAGAAAACGGCGCGCTCGTGCTGACCGACATGTATGGCGCGACGCCCGCGAATATCGCGGGGCAGCTCGCGAAGGTCGACGGCGTGCGGGTGCTCGCGGGCGTCAATCTGCCGATGCTCGTGCGCGCCGTCTGCTACCGGACGACGCCGCTCGATACGCTTGTCGACAAGGCGCTCGCCGGCTCGACGAAGGGCATCCACGAGATCGCGGCGGGCACGCCGCCGCCGCGCCCGAGCGCGCTCGGCTGCGGCGAGTGCGCGCCGATTCCGCCGGAGCCGAAGGCGCAGACGCAACCGCATTGA
- a CDS encoding HPr family phosphocarrier protein, whose protein sequence is MLQQETTIVNKLGLHARASAKLTQLAGNFQSEVWMTRNGRRINAKSIMGVMMLAAGIGSMVTIETEGPDEQEAMDALLKLIADKFGEGQ, encoded by the coding sequence ATGCTTCAACAAGAAACGACCATCGTGAACAAATTGGGGCTCCATGCGCGCGCGTCTGCCAAGCTCACGCAGCTCGCGGGCAATTTCCAGTCGGAAGTCTGGATGACGCGCAACGGCCGCCGGATCAACGCGAAGAGCATCATGGGCGTCATGATGCTGGCGGCGGGCATCGGCAGCATGGTGACGATCGAGACCGAAGGGCCGGACGAGCAGGAAGCGATGGACGCGCTCCTCAAATTGATCGCCGACAAATTCGGCGAAGGGCAGTGA
- the ptsP gene encoding phosphoenolpyruvate--protein phosphotransferase translates to MIKEVRVSFTLHGIPVSRGIAIGRAYLIAPAALDVAHYLIEAERIEAEIERFRAALDAVRRELDALRADLSDDTPTEVAAFIDVHAMILGDAMLVQETIDLIRTRRYNVEWALTEQLDVLAGHFDDIEDEYLRERRADIEQVVERVLKALAGAPSAAQALDRAAGNGRDEMIVVAHDIAPADMMQFKTQSFQAFVTDLGGRTSHTAIVARSLGIPAAVGVQHASALIRQDDLIIVDGDQGIVIVDPAPIVLEEYSYRQSEKALEQRKLQRLKFSPAQTLCGTKIDLLANIELPDDAKAAVDAGAVGVGLFRTEFLFMSKERMPEEEEQFAAYKRAVELMHGMPVTIRTIDVGADKPLDAHDEGYETAPNPALGLRAIRWSLSEPQMFLTQLRAILRASAFGQVKILVPMLAHAQEIDQTLDLINEAKRQLDAAGLAYDPNVRVGAMIEIPAAAIALPLFLKRIDFLSIGTNDLIQYTLAIDRADNAVAHLYDPLHPAVLHLIAFTLREAKRAGVPASVCGEMAGDPALTRLLLGMGLTEFSMHPSQLLVVKQEILRAHLKALEKPTADVLAAFEPEEVQAALKRLASAEPKADVAA, encoded by the coding sequence GTGATCAAGGAGGTGCGCGTGTCCTTCACGCTGCATGGCATTCCCGTTTCAAGAGGCATCGCGATCGGACGAGCGTATCTGATCGCGCCGGCGGCGCTCGACGTCGCCCATTACCTGATCGAGGCCGAGCGCATCGAGGCCGAGATCGAACGCTTTCGCGCGGCGCTCGACGCGGTCCGGCGCGAACTCGACGCGCTGCGCGCCGATCTGAGCGACGATACCCCGACCGAAGTCGCCGCATTCATCGACGTGCACGCGATGATCCTCGGCGACGCGATGCTCGTGCAGGAAACCATCGACCTGATCCGCACGCGCCGCTACAACGTCGAATGGGCGCTGACCGAGCAGCTCGACGTGCTCGCCGGCCACTTCGACGACATCGAGGACGAGTACCTGCGCGAGCGGCGCGCGGACATCGAGCAGGTCGTCGAACGGGTGCTGAAGGCGCTCGCGGGCGCGCCGTCCGCCGCGCAGGCGCTCGACCGCGCGGCGGGCAACGGCCGCGACGAGATGATCGTCGTCGCGCATGACATCGCGCCCGCCGACATGATGCAGTTCAAGACGCAGTCGTTCCAGGCGTTCGTCACCGATCTGGGCGGGCGCACGTCGCACACGGCGATCGTCGCGCGCAGCCTCGGGATTCCGGCCGCGGTCGGCGTCCAGCACGCGAGCGCGCTGATTCGTCAGGACGATCTCATCATCGTCGACGGCGATCAGGGCATCGTGATCGTCGATCCCGCGCCGATCGTGCTCGAGGAATACTCGTACCGGCAATCGGAGAAGGCGCTCGAGCAGCGCAAGCTGCAGCGCCTGAAGTTCTCGCCCGCGCAGACGCTCTGCGGCACGAAGATCGACCTGCTCGCGAACATCGAACTGCCTGACGACGCGAAGGCGGCCGTCGACGCGGGCGCGGTCGGCGTCGGCCTGTTCCGCACCGAGTTCCTGTTCATGAGCAAGGAGCGGATGCCGGAGGAGGAGGAGCAGTTCGCCGCGTACAAGCGCGCGGTCGAGCTGATGCACGGGATGCCGGTCACGATCCGCACGATCGACGTCGGCGCGGACAAGCCGCTCGACGCGCACGACGAAGGCTACGAGACCGCGCCGAACCCGGCGCTCGGCCTGCGCGCGATCCGCTGGAGCCTGTCGGAGCCGCAGATGTTCCTCACGCAGTTGCGCGCGATCCTGCGCGCGTCGGCGTTCGGCCAGGTGAAGATCCTGGTGCCGATGCTCGCGCACGCGCAGGAGATCGACCAGACGCTCGACCTTATCAACGAGGCGAAGCGCCAGCTCGACGCGGCGGGGCTCGCATACGATCCGAACGTGCGGGTTGGCGCGATGATCGAGATTCCGGCCGCGGCGATCGCGCTGCCGCTGTTCCTGAAGCGCATCGATTTCCTGTCGATCGGCACGAACGACCTGATCCAGTACACGCTCGCGATCGACCGCGCGGACAACGCGGTCGCGCATCTGTACGATCCGCTGCATCCGGCGGTGCTGCATCTGATCGCGTTCACGCTGCGCGAAGCGAAGCGCGCGGGCGTGCCGGCGTCGGTGTGCGGCGAGATGGCGGGCGACCCGGCGCTGACGCGCCTGTTGCTGGGCATGGGGCTCACCGAGTTCTCGATGCATCCGAGCCAGTTGCTCGTCGTCAAGCAGGAGATCCTGCGCGCACATTTGAAGGCGCTCGAGAAGCCGACCGCGGACGTGCTCGCGGCGTTCGAGCCGGAAGAAGTGCAGGCGGCGCTCAAGCGGCTCGCGAGCGCGGAGCCGAAGGCGGACGTCGCCGCGTGA
- a CDS encoding HesA/MoeB/ThiF family protein, producing the protein MNDEQLLRYSRHILVDEIGIEAQQRFLDAHAIIVGAGGLGSPAAMYLAAAGVGTITLADADTVDLTNLQRQILHVSASVGRKKVESGRDALAQLNPDVKVNALAERVDDAWLNAHVPHASVVLDCTDNFATRHAINRACVAHRVPLVSGAALRFDGQISTFDFRDPGSPCYACVFPEDQPFEEVACSTMGVFAPTVGIIGAMQAAEALRVIGGIGTTLVGRLMMLDSLRMEWSTMKIARQPDCPVCGSGGTH; encoded by the coding sequence ATGAACGACGAACAACTCCTCCGCTATTCCCGCCACATCCTCGTCGACGAAATCGGCATCGAGGCGCAGCAGCGCTTTCTCGACGCGCATGCGATCATCGTCGGCGCGGGCGGGCTCGGGTCGCCGGCGGCGATGTATCTCGCGGCGGCGGGCGTCGGCACGATCACGCTCGCCGACGCCGACACCGTCGATCTCACGAACCTGCAGCGGCAAATCCTGCACGTGAGCGCATCGGTCGGCCGCAAGAAGGTCGAGTCGGGGCGCGACGCGCTCGCGCAGCTCAATCCCGACGTGAAGGTGAATGCGCTCGCCGAGCGCGTCGACGATGCGTGGCTGAATGCGCACGTGCCGCACGCAAGCGTCGTGCTCGACTGCACCGACAACTTCGCGACGCGCCACGCGATCAACCGCGCGTGTGTCGCGCATCGGGTGCCGCTCGTGTCAGGCGCGGCGCTGCGCTTCGACGGGCAGATCAGCACGTTCGACTTCCGCGACCCCGGCTCGCCATGCTACGCGTGCGTGTTCCCGGAAGATCAGCCGTTCGAGGAAGTCGCGTGCTCGACGATGGGCGTGTTCGCGCCGACCGTCGGCATCATCGGCGCAATGCAGGCGGCCGAGGCGCTGCGGGTGATCGGCGGCATTGGCACGACGCTCGTCGGCCGGCTGATGATGCTGGATTCGCTGCGGATGGAGTGGAGCACGATGAAAATCGCGCGGCAGCCGGATTGCCCGGTGTGCGGCTCGGGCGGCACGCATTGA
- a CDS encoding S41 family peptidase — protein sequence MRMKLKNIGLIAAGLATGVFATLQISASAQQAVTTAAAPLPLDQLRLFAEVFGQIKREYVEPVDDKKLLTAAIKGMVSSLDPHSSYLDKTDYQELQEQTKGRFAGLGIEISQEDGLVKVISPIEDTPAFRAGIRPGDLITRINDRPVRGMTLDKAVKQMRGEPGTKVTLTIFRKSDDRTFPVTVTRAVIRVQSVKMKLLDPGYAYIRITSFQERTTPDLAAKLQDIARQQPKLKGLILDLRNNGGGLLQSAVGVAGAFLPPDSVVVSTNGQIPDSKQVYRDNYENYRLPSFDSDPLKNLPAVFKTVPMVVLTNAYSASASEIVAGALQDSHRALIMGKATFGKGSVQTVRPMTADSALRLTTAYYYTPSGRSIQNKGILPDIPVDQYADGDPDDVLVTREVDYTNHLANTQDPNEKKELEEREQRRMEQLRLLEEQNDKKTPEQRQKDRERKPVEFGSADDFMMQQALNKLEGKPVVQSKMIAADSTAKSPAAKASAAPAPKGAAAKPASAAKPASAPQPQ from the coding sequence ATGCGTATGAAATTGAAGAACATCGGCCTGATTGCCGCGGGCCTCGCGACTGGCGTCTTCGCGACGCTGCAAATCTCCGCGTCGGCCCAGCAGGCCGTCACGACGGCCGCCGCGCCGCTGCCGCTCGATCAACTGCGGCTCTTCGCGGAAGTGTTCGGGCAGATCAAGCGCGAATACGTCGAGCCCGTCGACGACAAGAAGCTCTTGACCGCAGCGATCAAGGGCATGGTATCGAGCCTCGACCCGCATTCGTCGTATCTCGACAAGACCGATTACCAGGAACTGCAGGAGCAGACGAAGGGCCGCTTCGCCGGCCTCGGCATCGAGATCTCGCAGGAAGACGGCCTCGTCAAGGTGATCTCGCCGATCGAGGACACGCCCGCGTTTCGCGCCGGCATCCGTCCGGGCGACCTGATCACCCGCATCAACGATCGCCCTGTGCGCGGCATGACGCTCGACAAGGCCGTCAAGCAGATGCGCGGCGAGCCCGGCACGAAGGTCACGTTGACGATCTTCCGCAAGAGCGACGACCGCACGTTCCCCGTCACGGTCACCCGCGCGGTGATCCGCGTGCAGAGCGTGAAGATGAAGCTGCTCGATCCGGGCTACGCGTACATCCGCATCACGAGCTTCCAGGAGCGCACGACGCCCGATCTCGCCGCGAAGCTGCAGGACATCGCGCGCCAGCAGCCGAAGCTGAAGGGCCTGATCCTCGATCTGCGCAACAACGGCGGCGGCCTGCTGCAAAGCGCCGTCGGCGTCGCGGGCGCGTTCCTGCCGCCGGATTCCGTCGTCGTGTCGACGAACGGCCAGATCCCCGATTCGAAGCAGGTCTACCGCGACAACTACGAGAACTACCGCCTGCCGTCGTTCGACTCCGATCCGCTGAAGAACCTGCCCGCCGTCTTCAAGACGGTGCCGATGGTCGTGCTGACGAACGCTTATTCGGCGTCGGCCTCGGAAATCGTTGCGGGCGCGCTGCAGGATTCGCACCGCGCGCTGATCATGGGCAAGGCGACGTTCGGCAAGGGCTCGGTGCAGACGGTGCGTCCGATGACGGCCGATTCCGCGCTGCGCCTGACGACCGCGTACTACTACACGCCGAGCGGCCGCTCGATCCAGAACAAGGGCATCCTGCCCGACATTCCGGTCGATCAGTACGCGGACGGCGATCCGGACGACGTGCTCGTCACGCGCGAGGTCGACTACACGAACCACCTCGCGAACACGCAGGACCCGAACGAGAAGAAGGAGCTCGAGGAACGCGAGCAGCGCCGGATGGAGCAGTTGCGCCTTCTCGAAGAGCAGAACGACAAGAAGACGCCCGAGCAACGTCAGAAGGATCGCGAACGCAAGCCGGTCGAGTTCGGCAGCGCCGACGATTTCATGATGCAGCAGGCACTCAACAAGCTCGAAGGCAAGCCGGTCGTGCAGTCGAAGATGATCGCCGCCGACAGCACCGCGAAGAGCCCTGCCGCCAAGGCGAGCGCCGCCCCGGCGCCGAAGGGCGCGGCTGCGAAGCCTGCGTCGGCTGCGAAGCCCGCGTCGGCGCCGCAACCGCAGTAA
- the gpmA gene encoding 2,3-diphosphoglycerate-dependent phosphoglycerate mutase: MYKLVLIRHGESTWNKENRFTGWVDVDLTEQGNSEARQAGLLLKEAGYTFDIAYTSVLKRAIRTLWHVQDQMDLMYVPVVHSWRLNERHYGALSGLNKAETAAKYGDEQVLVWRRSYDTPPPALEPTDERAPYGDPRYAKVPREQLPLTECLKDTVARVLPLWNESIAPAVKAGKQVLIAAHGNSIRALVKYLDGISDADIVGLNIPNGVPLVYELDANLTPIRHYYLGDPEAIAKAQAAVAQQGKASAA, encoded by the coding sequence ATGTACAAGCTCGTTCTCATCCGCCACGGCGAATCGACCTGGAACAAGGAAAACCGCTTCACCGGCTGGGTCGACGTCGACCTGACCGAACAAGGCAACAGCGAAGCCCGGCAGGCCGGGCTGCTCCTGAAGGAAGCCGGCTACACGTTCGATATCGCATACACGTCGGTGCTCAAGCGCGCGATCCGCACGCTCTGGCACGTTCAGGACCAGATGGATCTGATGTACGTGCCCGTCGTCCATTCGTGGCGGCTGAACGAGCGTCATTACGGCGCGCTGTCGGGCCTGAACAAGGCTGAGACGGCCGCGAAGTACGGCGACGAGCAGGTGCTCGTCTGGCGCCGCAGCTACGACACGCCGCCGCCCGCGCTCGAGCCGACCGACGAGCGCGCGCCATACGGCGATCCGCGCTACGCGAAGGTGCCGCGCGAGCAACTCCCGCTCACCGAGTGCCTGAAGGACACGGTCGCGCGCGTGCTGCCGCTGTGGAACGAATCGATCGCGCCCGCGGTGAAGGCCGGCAAGCAGGTGCTGATCGCCGCGCACGGCAACTCGATCCGCGCGCTGGTCAAGTATCTCGACGGCATTTCGGACGCGGACATCGTCGGCCTGAACATTCCGAACGGCGTGCCGCTCGTCTACGAGCTCGACGCGAACCTCACGCCCATCCGGCACTACTACCTCGGCGACCCGGAAGCGATCGCGAAGGCGCAGGCCGCCGTCGCGCAGCAGGGCAAGGCGTCCGCGGCGTAA
- a CDS encoding rhodanese-like domain-containing protein yields MTFFTDYTNLALIAILVVSGGLLAWPALRRGGGGLSAAEATQLINRRNAVVVDLRPAAEYGAGHLPSARSVEFGELQAKAGQLSKNKATPVLLVCQNGQQSQKARKIVEEAGYQDVHVLQGGVAAWQQAGMPVVK; encoded by the coding sequence GTGACGTTCTTCACCGATTACACGAACCTCGCGCTCATCGCGATCCTGGTGGTTTCCGGCGGCCTGCTCGCGTGGCCCGCGCTGCGGCGCGGCGGCGGCGGCCTGTCCGCCGCGGAGGCGACCCAACTGATCAACCGCCGCAACGCGGTCGTCGTCGATCTGCGGCCGGCGGCCGAGTACGGCGCGGGTCACCTGCCGTCCGCGCGCTCCGTCGAGTTCGGCGAATTGCAGGCGAAGGCCGGCCAGTTGTCGAAGAACAAGGCCACGCCCGTGCTGCTCGTGTGCCAGAACGGTCAGCAGTCGCAAAAAGCGCGCAAGATCGTCGAGGAAGCGGGCTACCAGGACGTCCATGTGCTGCAGGGCGGCGTCGCCGCATGGCAGCAGGCCGGCATGCCGGTCGTCAAATAA
- the grxC gene encoding glutaredoxin 3 has product MNKVVMYSTQVCPYCMQAERLLKLRGVEHVEKVLIDKEPERRAEMMERTGRRTVPQIYIGDTHVGGYDDLSKLDREGGLKPLLEAA; this is encoded by the coding sequence GTGAACAAAGTGGTCATGTACAGCACGCAGGTGTGCCCGTATTGCATGCAGGCCGAGCGGCTCCTCAAGCTGCGCGGCGTCGAGCACGTCGAGAAGGTGCTGATCGACAAGGAGCCGGAGCGCCGCGCGGAAATGATGGAGCGCACCGGCCGCCGCACCGTGCCGCAAATCTATATCGGCGACACGCACGTCGGCGGCTACGACGATTTGTCGAAGCTCGACCGCGAAGGCGGCCTGAAGCCGCTTCTCGAAGCCGCCTGA
- the secB gene encoding protein-export chaperone SecB has product MSDVENQPFFNIQRIYLKDLSLEQPNSPAIFLEQEMPAVEVEVDVKAERLADTVYEIVVAGTVTAKVREKVAFLVEAKQAGIFDIRNIPAEQIDPLCGIACPTILFPYLRSNIADSITRAGFPPIHLAEINFQALYEQRLAEIAQQQGGAPNGTTLN; this is encoded by the coding sequence ATGTCCGACGTCGAAAACCAACCGTTCTTCAACATCCAGCGCATTTACCTGAAGGATCTGTCGCTCGAGCAGCCGAATTCGCCCGCGATCTTCCTCGAGCAGGAGATGCCCGCCGTTGAAGTCGAGGTCGACGTGAAGGCCGAGCGTCTCGCCGACACCGTCTACGAGATCGTCGTCGCGGGCACCGTCACCGCGAAGGTGCGCGAGAAGGTCGCGTTTCTCGTCGAGGCGAAGCAGGCTGGCATTTTCGACATCCGCAACATCCCCGCCGAGCAGATCGATCCGCTTTGCGGCATCGCGTGCCCGACGATCCTGTTCCCGTACCTGCGCTCGAACATCGCCGATTCGATCACGCGCGCGGGCTTTCCGCCCATCCATCTCGCGGAGATCAACTTCCAGGCGCTGTACGAGCAGCGCTTGGCCGAGATCGCGCAGCAGCAAGGCGGCGCGCCGAACGGCACGACGCTGAACTGA